TACGACCATGAAACCCCGGGCGTGCAGTGCTCCACCAGGTAGGGAATCCGCCAGGTGATCGGATCATGAACGTTGGACCAGGCCATCCCTTGCTCCACCGCGCCACACCAGCTGCTGGCGCGCATCTCGGGGATGTCGCCCAGTCCCGACCAGGTGTTGGAGAAGTAGACCAGCCGTTGGCCGGAAGGACACTCCGTCAAACTGGTATCGGGATAGACGATTTCACAAATTGTGCCCCAGACCAATCCTGAGCAATGAGCACAGCGCCGCTACGCACAGGAACCGGCGTACATCTCGGTGCTGTCACTCCCCCTGCGTGAAGACGGTGGCGACAAGGTTGAGCAGTCCGAACAGGTCCGCGAGCCGGCCCAAGGCAGGTGCCTTCTCCACCACCAGCGCGACATAGGGCACGGGGTGCATCACGCTGGCACCCCAATCCGGCGAGAGCGGCGCCCTGGACCTGCGCGCCCTGTCCACGTTGCGAGAGGCGGCGGCTGGTACGCCGCCTCTCCAGCGCTCCACCAGCGACAGCCCGATGCCGAAGCCCTCCCTGCCGGACTCGACACGGCCGAAGCCGGCGCCGGTGTCCGAGAGGGTCCACGCCGTGGGCTCGATGTCGATGACGATGCGCCCTTCGCTCGTGTAGGCCAGGGCGTTCTTGACCGCGCAGCCCTCCCGTGCCAACCAGACTGCCCCTGCACCCTCAAGCTGTGGGAGGCAGAGGGGCCCCGCACCGTCCCCTCGGGAACGTCACGTTCCCGCCTGTAGAACAAGGAGGCGAGCGCGAGTGAGTAGTGCCGCCGCCCCGTGCGGCCCGAGGGAAGCGCAACCTAACCAATGGGTTTTCGGCACCTCACCAGACCCGACGGCTTGACCTGGCTATCAGCCGTTTTTTGTAATCGGCGGGTTTGGCTTTCAACTCGGGCGGCTCGCCCGGAGAGGTGCGGAAATGTCTAGGTGTTTTGTCGATACTCGCCCCGTGGGCACTCAGCGGCCCTTGCGCGTGGGGGCGCTGGCCCTGGCGGCGCTGATGCTGGTTACAGCGTGCGCCACAGGGGCCCCCATGGGCGCGGCGCACCGTTCCTCCCCGAGCGTGCCGCACGACCAGCCTGAATCGTGGGCGCTGGAGTCGGAAGCCGAGGGCGGGAGCCAGGAAGAGGCTATCTTTACCAAGCTGCCAACGGACTTCGTGCCGGTGCAGGTGAGCGACGCCGAGTTTTCGGTGGCCATGGCAAACCTTTGGCTTGACATGCCGCTTCGGGTGGCCGCGTCCCGCCCCCCTCTGTATGTCGGGCGTAGGCTGGCGTTGGCTTCCGCGCCCTTGAGCGGCGAAGCGTGGCAATCAGACCTGGCCCGGTCCTATGGGCAATTTTGCGAGCGGTGCGGCACTCCAGGGGATTGCCTGACATTGTTTGAGGACGGGTCGCGCCTCCAAGACGACGACAAGCGCAGCCTTGCGCTTGCCCTGGCGGTAAGGCCAGCCCTGGAAGGCGTAAACGCGGAAGTTCGAGCCATGCTCAACCCTACGCAAATGCTCGCAATGCTTAGCATTAGCATCACGGTTTATATGGCGCTGCTGGTGGCGCCAGTGCCCGAGCCGGTGACAAAGGGCGCGGCCCTGGTGTTTAGCGCCGCCTTGTGGGGTTATCTCGGTTATGAATTCTTCGACCTGCTGCGGGCGTATGCGCAACTTTACGAAAATGCACCCCGGGCCTCTACCTTTGCGGAGTTGCGCGAGATTGGCGAGCGTTTCGGACGTGTCATCGGTCCCAACAGTGTGCGGATTCTCGTAATCGTGGGGACGGCGGCGATAGGTGAAACGGCGGCGCTCGCTTCCAGGGCCCCAAAGCTCCCCGGATTTGCCCAAGCGTCGGAGAGAGTCGCGGCTAGTGCCGGCTTGGTCCTGCTGGAGACGGCAACCGGAGCCGAGCGCGTCATTGTCTCTGTGCCCGAGGGGACGATCCGCATGGTGTTGGCGCCTCATGCCGTGGCCATGGCTGCCCGGGGCGTTGGCGCTGGGAGTCCTGCGCCGAGTCGGGGTAAGTTGCTCCCCAACGGACACAGGGCATGGGGGTCGTACAGTGGTTTCAAGTCGGCCATGGGATCAGCGGGCCCGGGAAAGGAATGGCATCACATCGTGGAGCAGACTCCGGGAAACGTGAATCGATTCGGCGGCGAGGCCCTGCAAAATACCGAGAATGTCATTGCGCTAGACAAAGCGCTGCACGGAAAGGTAAGCGCGTTTTATTCGTCGGTCCAATGGGGTATTACCAAGTCGGGTCTGACGGTCAGGCAGTGGCTTAGTCTTCAATCCTATGAGGCGCAGCGGGAGTTTGGCCTACGTGCCATCGCGAATATCAGCAAGGGAGTTTGGTGATGGAATTGGAGAGCATCGCGGAGGAATTCGCCCGAAACGTGGCTGCGCAGACAGATGCGATCTGGCGTGGCGACCGTAAGGGCGGAAACAAGTATGCGAAGCGATACATTGCCGCTTACAAGAAGTTGCGCGACCACGGCGAGGCGGGGTGGGATGCGCTCGCGACGCTGTTGACGCACTCGCGCATGGATGTTCGAGTCAATGCGGCAATCTGCTTGCTCAGTGATAGACCTGCACAGGCCAAGCCCGTGCTAGAGGAGGCCGCGAAAGGGGAAGGCATGATCCCCTTTGTGGCATCGGAGGCATTGAAACATTGGAACGCGGGCACCTGGAGCTTGGATGTTGATTAGGATTTAAAGGGGCTTGGCCGGTGGAGGCCACTAGGACAGCGCGTCAGCCACGGCGGGCATCTCGGGCCTTGTGGGGGCCGCCAGGGGCCCGGTAGGTAACTTGGGCCGGTGGGGGCCCCCAGGGCTGGGCGGTAGCAGGCCAGGGCATCAGCGCCAGAAGCTGGATTCAGGGGCAGAGGGCTCGCCGCTCTCGCCCGGCGAGGGGCCCAAGGGGACCAACAAAAGGACCAAACCGAACGGACGCGCCTGGACTCGCCGGGACAGATGGGCGCCCCATTTTCAGAGGGAAAACGGGGATGTGCCTCCGGTCCTGAGGGAGGGCGGAGCCGCCCTTCGCGGCTTCGATTCCCGCCGCCTCCACTTCGCTGTAACGCGTCTCACACTACACATCCGGTGCGCTGCCTCGACAAGGTCCGCGGCGATCCACCCGGACGCACGCGCCGCAGGGGATTCTCGACATCCTACGGGAAAAGTAGCATCCTCACCTCGACTTCGGAGGTAACGTGATGGACTTGAGAGTGAGGCAAGAGTTGGAGCGGCTGGGGCTCGAGCTGGACCGGCCCGAGTTGCTCCAGGTGACCATCGAGTTCGGGCCCCAGGGGCAGCCGATACCGCTGGGCGAAGAGGTTCAGGTGATGGACGAGTCATGGACGACGGCCCATGTGAGGCTCGCGCCCATCACCCAGCTCTGGACGACCGCGGAGGTGTCGCCCTTCCTGCTAAGGACGGTCCCGCAGCATGAATCCTTCATGGTCCTGCTGCAGTCGACGGCGCTCATCTACTGCACGTCGATGGGCCAGCCCGAAACGGATGCCGAGTTCGAGCGGATCTACCGCAAGCTCCGCCGGTATCCGGACGCGGAGGACCACCACCCGCTCTTCTCGTACCTGCAAGGGGCGGCGCGCTTGTATCTGTCGCTGAGGGACGTGAGCCGGACCGAGTACGAGGCACTGACCCGCAGGCTCGGCAACCTGGCCGAGCGCTTCTGCTCACACACGGGCAGCACCAACTACCACCGCCAGGTGCTGCATTCCGTGGCCGGGACCTGAGAGCACCCATGCGAACCCCGCGCCCCACCCTGTCTTCTGTCCTGTTCCTGCTCTTCCTCGCCTCCGCGGCGATGGCCGGGGCTCCCGATGCAAGGCGCGAGGTCAGGACACTCCTGCTCACGGACCATCCCGCCGGGGCGACGCACAACATCTACGTGTCCGGTCAGGTGGCCACCGTCCTCCGCTTCGAACAGGACTGCGATCCGGCCAGGACGAAGCTCCTGGGCTGGGAGGGCCGGTTCGAGCCCCCGCTCGTGGGAGGCAGGAAGGTGGTGCTGGAACCGATCCGTGACCTCGGCAAGGACGAACGGATTCCCCTGCTCGTGACGCTCGTGGACGGAACCGAGATTCCGTTCCTCGTGAGCCCACCACGCAGTGAGGAGTGGGGGTGGACGGACCAACAGGTGAACGTGTTCAAGAACCGCGAGAGCTTCAACGCGGTGCTCTCCACCCTTCACGCCGCACTCAAGAGAGAAGAGAGGCTCAAAGAGGAGAACGAGCGGCTCAAGAAGGAAGAGAAGTCGGTCGACCACGCCTGGGCCACGCTCCTCATCAATGGAGAGCAAGAGAAGACGCCCTTCCGGAAGGAGCGAAAGATGGTCCTGAAGAACGAGGACATGGACATCACCATCGAGGCCTATTCGGGGCCAGGAAAGACCGCAGCCGTCATCCACCTGACCAACACGTACAACGAAAGGCCGTGGAAGTTCAGGGATGCTCGGCTGACCTCCCCTCGTACCGCCGACACGACCCGGCCCTTCGCGCTTCGCATGAACCGGACCATGATCGTCCAGGGTCAATCAGGAACAATCGCGGTGGTGGCGGACAAGAGCGCCTTCGAGTCGAAGGAGGGCCTCGTTGACTTGTTCTTGGAGATATACCGCGAGGACGGGATGCAGCAGGTGACCGTCACGCTGGATCATAAGCTCATTCGAAAGTAGGAGTACCCGACATGCCCACGACCCAAGCGTTCTTGTTCGGCACCATCGTCCTGCTCATGACGTCCTCTGGCTGCATCACGACCAGTGGCGGAGTGGCGTTGCGTCCGGATGGAACCCCGGGTCCACAGGAGTGCCCGGAGGAAGCCAAGAAGGCGATGCGCTATATGAAGCTGCACGTCGGGGACTCCGCGTGGGTGGAGCTCGACGCGAACCAGATCAAGTCGAGGCCCATCACGCTCTATGACGGGCCCATCGAGAGCATCCTCAAGGAGGATCTCGGCCCGCTCGAAACAACCACACGGCTGTATGGGCAGGTCTGGACCGCCGGGCCACAGGTCGTCATCCGGTACTACGAGGCCCACCCGCCGGAGAGCGAGAAGATCCCCATCTGCGCGGTGGCCCGGCTCAGCGAGAATCAGCTCCGCAAGCGGCCCGAGTCGAAGCCTGGGACAGCCATTCTCGACTTCTCCGTCGCGGGAGCCGACATCGTCAACGCCTTTCGGTAGTGAAGGTCGCGACCCGGAGGCCGCCGGAGGGGGAGCGACAGAATACGTCCCGGCCCAGGCCCGGCCTGCGGTGGTCGAGCAGCTGCACCTCGGTGCCATCCAGCGTCGCCGTTCCGCAATCCGGACCAAACACGGGTCAGACGAAATCCCCGCACGCGGTGTTCCCGGCCCATTTCATGGAATCCAGCAAAACCCGCCTTCATTGAAAGTCCAAGGAAGTTGCGGCAAACTCCTCCGCCGCCGCAGCGTCCGGCGCTTCGAGGAGAATCGGCATGGCCCAGGTCAAACTGGAAGCAGTGCGGAACCGCTACCCCAAGAAGAAGCGGCTGTTGGATGACTGCATCCAGATCCGGCACATCATGTCGGGTGGCTTCTACGCGGCGTTGAAACAACTCGAGGCCGAGGTCAGCCAGTTCATCCAGCAGAACGGGACGAAGAAGAAGGCCCTGACGACGGTGCTGAAGAACGCCGAGCAGTACTGCGGACTCAATCCCTGCGCGCCCATCTACATGCGGTTCCTGACCGCCGAGGAGTTCGGGCAGTACGGCGGCAAGGGAATGCTCTTCAAGGACGTGGGCGCGGGCTACCTGCACGGCGAGTACACGCACCGCATCCAGTGGTACGTCCTCTTCCACATCATGAGCAACGGCTTCACCCAGGACGTCAAGAACGTGGCGCCCAAAGGGTGGAACCACACGCCCCGCCAGCTGCTCATCGAGATCAACACGGGAGGCATCCAGCTCGTGGCTTCGGACTGGCCCATGAGCGCTCCCGAGGGCAACCAGGGCTTCTGGGATGCCCTGCTCGACCGGGGTCCCGGGCCCATCCCGACCTTCAACCCCTTCGAGGATGGCATCTCCAATCCGGAGATCTTCAGCACCATGCTGATGGACAAGGCCTGGCTCCAGGCCAACCACAACAATCTCCATCAGCAACTGGACGTGATCGACCAGATGCCGAACTACGCGGGGTGTTATGGATTCCTCTCCGCCCTCCACCCCAACCTCAGCAGCATCGTGACCGAGCGCTATGTGAAGCGAGAGACCAGCAATCTCTACGCGAACAGGGGCGCGTACATCACCAAGAAGGTCAGCCAGGCCGATCCGAAGACAGCCTATGTCCCCCTGGGTACGCCAGACGCGAGCCTCGGCGTGCTGAAGGTCCAGGCCGAGGACGTGATGCAGACGCGGCTCGAGGAGGAGCGGCGCAAGGGCCACTGCTTCCTGACCACCGCCTGCGTGCAGGCGCGCGGACTGCCCGATGACTGCGAGGAGCTCCAGGTGCTGCGCGGGTTCCGCGACGGGTATCTGCGCCAGCTCCCCGGGGGCCCCGGGCTCATCCAGGAGTACTACGCCCTCGCGCCCCGCATCGTGGAGCGGATCCACCACCGGGCCGACGCGCGCCACATCTGGGAGGACGTCTACGCGACCGTCCGCACGGCCGTCGAGCACGTCCAGCGCCGCGAGCCCGAGGCCGCCCTGCGCACCTACTCCGCCCTGGTGAAGGGATTGTCGGAGCGTTATCTGGGCTGAATGAAAACGGTCTCCCTGGCCAGACAGCTGCTGCGCCGTGGCCTCACGCTCCTGTCCGTGGTGCTCGTGCTCGCCCTGGGCGGAGTGGGCATCGGCGGCTGCATCTTCTCCGCGCCCACCTGGAAGGGCCCCCGGAGCGACCACTTCGACGGCGAGCGCTTCATCAACCTGGAGCCTCGCGAGCGGCAAAGCGTCTTGAAGTGGCAGCTGAACAAGAAGCAGGGCCCCTGGGCGGACTGGCACGAGGAGCTGCCCGGTCCGCCTCCGCCCCAGCGCGTGGGCCCCGGCGACCTGCGCGTGACGCTCATCAACCACGCCACGGTGCTGCTGCAGCTCGACGGGCTCAACATCCTCACCGACCCCATCTACAGCGAGCGCTGCAGTCCGGTGTCCTTCGCCGGCCCCAAGCGCGTGCGTCCTCCGGGCATCCGCTTCGAGGACCTGCCCCCCATCGACGTGGTGGTGCTCAGCCACAACCACTACGACCACATGGACGTGGCCACCCTGCGCCGGCTCCAGGAGAAGTTCCCCGACGTGCGCCTCTTCGCGGGCCTGGGCAACCGCGCCTTCCTCGAAGGCAAGGGTCTGCGCCACGTCACCGAGGTGGACTGGTGGCAGGAGTTCCCGCTGAGTCCCGAAGTCACCCTGGTGAGCGCGCGCACCCAGCACTTCTCCAACCGGGGCCTGTTCGACCGCGACGGGACGCTGTGGACGGGCTACGTCTTCCGCGGTCCGCACGGCACCACGTACTTCGCGGGAGACACCGGCTGGGGACGGCAGTTCGCCGAGGCCCGCGAGCGCTTCGGCCCCATGCGCCTGGCGGTGCTCCCCATCGGCGCCTACAAGCCCGAATGGTTCATGTCTCCCGTGCACGTGTCACCCCGCGAGGCCCTCCAGGCCAGCGTGGACCTGGGCGCGCGCTACAGCGTCCCCATGCACTTCGGCACCTTCATGCTCGCGGATGACGCGGAGACGGAGCCGGTGGAGGAGCTCAAGCGCGCGCTCGCGGAGCGTGGCCCACAGGCCCCCGAGTGGTGGGTGCTGGGCTTCGGCGAGGGACGCAACGTGCCCCCGGTGGAACGCGCCTCCACCCCTTGAGGGGCGCGAAGGCGCGTGCCCTCAGGCCGCCTTGTCCGCGGACTGGGCGAGCGGCAGCCTCACCCGGAAGCAGGCCCCTCGCGGCACGGAGTCGTCCAGTTCGAACGTGCCCCCGTGGTTCTCCGTGATGAGCTGCCGGCAGATGGCCAGCCCCAGCCCCGTCCCCACCTCCTTCGTGGTGAAGAAGGGCTCGAAGATGCGCGCCCGCAGCTCCGGAGGGATGCCGGGACCATCATCGGACACCACGAGCTCGGCCATGCCGTCCCGCACGCCCGTGCTCACCCGCGCCTCGCCCTGCACCCCCATGGCGTCCAGGGCGTTGCGCAGCAGGTTGAGCACCACCTGGCCCAGCTGCCCCCGGTGGAAGAAGAACCGGGGCACCTCGCCATAGTGGACCACCACCCTCGCGCCCCCTGGCTGTGAGCGCCGGACCAGCTCCACCGTCTCGTTCACCACCTCGTTGAGGTCCCCGGACTCCAGGCGCGGGCGCTCGCCTCGCAGGAAGGCCCGCAGGTCCGCCTGCGTGGAGCGGATGCGCTCGGTGGCGTACCTCATGGCATCCAACGCCTCGGGCGTGTCCTGGAGCGCGTAGTCCAGGTCCAGCTCCCGCCACATCCGATCGAGCTCCTCCACCTCCTCGGGGTGGGTCTCGAGCCGCGCGCGGCAGCGCCTCAGCGCCTCGGACAGCAGCTCGAAGTACTCGCGCACCGGCGGCAGGTTGTTGTGGATGGCCGTGAGCGGGTTGTTGATTTCATGGGACAGCCGGGCCAGCAGCTGCCCCATGGCCGACAGCTTCTCCGCCTGCACCACCTTCTCGCGTGCCTGGTCGAGCTCCGTGGTACGGGCCTCCACCAGCCGCACCAGCTCCGCGTTCCTGCGCTGCAGCCGCAGACCCCTCCAGCGCACCACGCCCGCCACGGCGGCCCCCAGCACCAGCACCCCCAGGCTCCTCGCCCACCAGGACGCCCACCACGGCGGGTGCACCAGGAGGGCCACCCCCGCCACCGGACCCCACTCGCCCCGGCCATTGCGCGCGCGCGCCTCGAAGCGGTAGCTGCCCGGCGCCAGCGCGCTGTAGCGCACCGAGTGGCCCCGGAAGGCGTGCCAGTCCTCCAGCCCCACTAGCCGCACCTGGTGCTCCACCTGGAATTCGTCGACGAAGCCCAGGTCCGCGAACCGGATCTCCAGCGTCGCCTCGTCGTGCCAGGCCTCGAGCCCCTTCACCGGCGGCCGGTCGAACACGCGCTGGCCCAGGGTCGTCTCCAGCAGCGCCACGCGCGGCGGCGCGGCCGGGCCCGTGTACCGCGCTCCCTCGAAGCGCCCGAGCCCGTTCGAGGTCCCCACCCACACCGTCCCGTCGGCTTCCGCCAGGAAGGAGTTGCCGTTGCAGTCATCCCCCGGCAGGCCCCCGCTCGCACTGTGGTGCTCGACCTTCCCACCGTCGTCCAGGACGTCCACCCCGGCGGCCGTCCCCACCCAGAGCCGGCCCGCCGCGTCCTCGCCAATCTGGTAGACGACGCCGTTGTTGAGCCCCATGCCCCGGCTCAGGTGGACCATGTCGGCCAGCTGCCCGTCCCGGTAGGTGAAGCAGCTCAGGCCCAGCGGCTGGAAATAGGACACACACACCCGTCCATCCCGCCGGGCCAGCAGGTAGCGCACATGGTTGTCCCGCAGGCCCTCGGCGGTGCCC
This is a stretch of genomic DNA from Archangium violaceum. It encodes these proteins:
- the sitA5 gene encoding SitA5 family polymorphic toxin, which encodes MSRCFVDTRPVGTQRPLRVGALALAALMLVTACATGAPMGAAHRSSPSVPHDQPESWALESEAEGGSQEEAIFTKLPTDFVPVQVSDAEFSVAMANLWLDMPLRVAASRPPLYVGRRLALASAPLSGEAWQSDLARSYGQFCERCGTPGDCLTLFEDGSRLQDDDKRSLALALAVRPALEGVNAEVRAMLNPTQMLAMLSISITVYMALLVAPVPEPVTKGAALVFSAALWGYLGYEFFDLLRAYAQLYENAPRASTFAELREIGERFGRVIGPNSVRILVIVGTAAIGETAALASRAPKLPGFAQASERVAASAGLVLLETATGAERVIVSVPEGTIRMVLAPHAVAMAARGVGAGSPAPSRGKLLPNGHRAWGSYSGFKSAMGSAGPGKEWHHIVEQTPGNVNRFGGEALQNTENVIALDKALHGKVSAFYSSVQWGITKSGLTVRQWLSLQSYEAQREFGLRAIANISKGVW
- a CDS encoding serine/threonine protein kinase, with product MPTTQAFLFGTIVLLMTSSGCITTSGGVALRPDGTPGPQECPEEAKKAMRYMKLHVGDSAWVELDANQIKSRPITLYDGPIESILKEDLGPLETTTRLYGQVWTAGPQVVIRYYEAHPPESEKIPICAVARLSENQLRKRPESKPGTAILDFSVAGADIVNAFR
- a CDS encoding DUF2381 family protein → MAGAPDARREVRTLLLTDHPAGATHNIYVSGQVATVLRFEQDCDPARTKLLGWEGRFEPPLVGGRKVVLEPIRDLGKDERIPLLVTLVDGTEIPFLVSPPRSEEWGWTDQQVNVFKNRESFNAVLSTLHAALKREERLKEENERLKKEEKSVDHAWATLLINGEQEKTPFRKERKMVLKNEDMDITIEAYSGPGKTAAVIHLTNTYNERPWKFRDARLTSPRTADTTRPFALRMNRTMIVQGQSGTIAVVADKSAFESKEGLVDLFLEIYREDGMQQVTVTLDHKLIRK
- a CDS encoding sensor histidine kinase, with amino-acid sequence MSSYRITALLAVGLMALVGSGARGAEPPGRVGFRSYGAEAGIENPDLLWILQDGEGFVWAGALDAVYRFDGTRFDRFGLEAGLPSGPVEDATLDAEGRLLLVTQGGVVRWEAGRFVSLPMRGVPLPVWCVRLDSRERMWVGTGQGLYMEVEPGRFLPEPGWPGGPAHQLWVDASGALQVASGSRLLSRGPQARWLVREAVGRGSPILALARDGGGRLWVSGDRWLVMQPRDGAPFEDRSALLEGARGSGRRLRVGRRGQLLVPTYRGVLEVEGERAGYLRLDLSELGARTRDVLEDEAGVLWLASQGMHRALGRGLWTVHDTTTGLPSNLIWGMARGSDGTLWVGTDSGLVRGTPEGWVPIPELSGHALKAVAVDGDGVVWASGNPGGLHRYEPWSGRLRTFDAASGFPARSTYGMTLEPDGTLWTVGTSGLVRGERSGETWSFETVLPANERTVFFGVTRDGAGRLWAAGDGLHVREGGAFRRLGTAEGLRDNHVRYLLARRDGRVCVSYFQPLGLSCFTYRDGQLADMVHLSRGMGLNNGVVYQIGEDAAGRLWVGTAAGVDVLDDGGKVEHHSASGGLPGDDCNGNSFLAEADGTVWVGTSNGLGRFEGARYTGPAAPPRVALLETTLGQRVFDRPPVKGLEAWHDEATLEIRFADLGFVDEFQVEHQVRLVGLEDWHAFRGHSVRYSALAPGSYRFEARARNGRGEWGPVAGVALLVHPPWWASWWARSLGVLVLGAAVAGVVRWRGLRLQRRNAELVRLVEARTTELDQAREKVVQAEKLSAMGQLLARLSHEINNPLTAIHNNLPPVREYFELLSEALRRCRARLETHPEEVEELDRMWRELDLDYALQDTPEALDAMRYATERIRSTQADLRAFLRGERPRLESGDLNEVVNETVELVRRSQPGGARVVVHYGEVPRFFFHRGQLGQVVLNLLRNALDAMGVQGEARVSTGVRDGMAELVVSDDGPGIPPELRARIFEPFFTTKEVGTGLGLAICRQLITENHGGTFELDDSVPRGACFRVRLPLAQSADKAA
- a CDS encoding MBL fold metallo-hydrolase — translated: MKTVSLARQLLRRGLTLLSVVLVLALGGVGIGGCIFSAPTWKGPRSDHFDGERFINLEPRERQSVLKWQLNKKQGPWADWHEELPGPPPPQRVGPGDLRVTLINHATVLLQLDGLNILTDPIYSERCSPVSFAGPKRVRPPGIRFEDLPPIDVVVLSHNHYDHMDVATLRRLQEKFPDVRLFAGLGNRAFLEGKGLRHVTEVDWWQEFPLSPEVTLVSARTQHFSNRGLFDRDGTLWTGYVFRGPHGTTYFAGDTGWGRQFAEARERFGPMRLAVLPIGAYKPEWFMSPVHVSPREALQASVDLGARYSVPMHFGTFMLADDAETEPVEELKRALAERGPQAPEWWVLGFGEGRNVPPVERASTP
- a CDS encoding LirA/MavJ family T4SS effector, encoding MAQVKLEAVRNRYPKKKRLLDDCIQIRHIMSGGFYAALKQLEAEVSQFIQQNGTKKKALTTVLKNAEQYCGLNPCAPIYMRFLTAEEFGQYGGKGMLFKDVGAGYLHGEYTHRIQWYVLFHIMSNGFTQDVKNVAPKGWNHTPRQLLIEINTGGIQLVASDWPMSAPEGNQGFWDALLDRGPGPIPTFNPFEDGISNPEIFSTMLMDKAWLQANHNNLHQQLDVIDQMPNYAGCYGFLSALHPNLSSIVTERYVKRETSNLYANRGAYITKKVSQADPKTAYVPLGTPDASLGVLKVQAEDVMQTRLEEERRKGHCFLTTACVQARGLPDDCEELQVLRGFRDGYLRQLPGGPGLIQEYYALAPRIVERIHHRADARHIWEDVYATVRTAVEHVQRREPEAALRTYSALVKGLSERYLG
- a CDS encoding DUF2019 domain-containing protein yields the protein MELESIAEEFARNVAAQTDAIWRGDRKGGNKYAKRYIAAYKKLRDHGEAGWDALATLLTHSRMDVRVNAAICLLSDRPAQAKPVLEEAAKGEGMIPFVASEALKHWNAGTWSLDVD